The Porites lutea chromosome 7, jaPorLute2.1, whole genome shotgun sequence genome includes the window TAAAAAGCTAAGCTCTGAGTTTAAAAAGTAACTAAGTTTCGGTTTACTTACTCTGCTTCATCAGGTGGGTTTTCAAGTACGAGAAAAACACAGTTTATTAGAATGGTAAGGATAACAAATGACTCAAAATATCTAAAATGAAAGTTAAGGAAAATTAATCTGCTTCAAACACAGATTCAAACTATAAATGATTAATAAAGGTTACGGTACCATTCAACGGGATCGTTTAATGTCTAAACTCATGTTTTAATTCATGGGAGAAAGAGGGAGGACAAAGAGAATCAGGTGGGAATGGTTACActtaacaaaatcactgaatagATCCATTAAACGCATTCAACTGCCAGGCAGTAAAACAAGGATGGCACGGTGGCATGAACACACGCCTAACAACTCTAGACACTATTCTCAGCAGTACCAAAATCACCCAAAGTGATGAAGGGTAATACCAATAGAGAACAAGCCCCATAACTGTCAGTAGTAGCTGCCTCAATCGTTTTTCAGATTGCTCAGCCTTTCATTCAGTGAGGAGCTAGTCAACGTTTCCGCGCCAACTCCACCCTTATCGGTAATTTATTGATCTTGAGTCTATTCTGCTAGTCAATAAACTGCGTTGCCCAAACATTACGGTCTGTGTTTAGTATCATTAGTAATTCGGTCCAGAGGTGTTTCTacttcgatctggaacgcacaaACTTGCATTGAACGATTGCTCAAGTGTTACATTTATTTGCATTTGCAGTGAAAGTTACATTGgcattaccctgcgagcagtggtttctcaaGGCCGGACCCTACGCTACGAAGCACAGCGTCCGGCCTGacgaaaccactgctcgcagggtacattGGCATTCACATTTTTACAGAGTATGTTAACCTTTGGTTAAAAGGATACTTGTTAGTGACCAGGCGAATTGCAAATCTCTTGATGGGATTTAGAGGTCCAAAGAGACACAGTGAATTTGCTTTGTTGAATCGGAACACGTGATCTGCACTGGAATTTCCACGACGGCTAACCACCAAAAAGGTGTCTATGGAAGGCCGCTGAAAAAAAAGCGAGGAAgagtaaatatttcttgaaaaGCCCCAGATACAAGGAATAAAACATTAAGCTGTTCCATAGCTTGCGTTTACATACTTCCAGAAGGAACGCTAGGTAGGGTCAAACGTCAAAAGTTAAATATTTGTTAGTTAATTTGAGGTTGTGAGTATGGGGCTAAGAGAGCCGCAACTTTCTTCAGAAGGCTTGCACagccaataggccattttcaacACGAGTTCATGCGACATCATTTGtataaaaatgaaagttatgattttgccttcaaaaaaacaattagtgggtcatatcttaaacaaaataacattgtaacatagctagaaaatt containing:
- the LOC140944547 gene encoding sodium channel protein type 3 subunit alpha-like; this encodes MAESETTDSKKVEDETNTAEKVQGKKRVRINEDPLLHIVDDSKSSRAARVPSFYIGKPLIDFDGGIASRPSIDTFLVVSRRGNSSADHVFRFNKANSLCLFGPLNPIKRFAIRLVTNKYFESFVILTILINCVFLVLENPPDEAE